A single genomic interval of Thermus antranikianii DSM 12462 harbors:
- a CDS encoding type 1 glutamine amidotransferase domain-containing protein yields MKRVGILLADLFDEREFLYPYYRVQEAGYTPVVIGPEAREYRAKSGFSWKAEVSTREAPELAGLLIPGGFAPDYLRRSPEVLALVRRVAEEGRPIGAICHAGWVLISAGLVRGRRVTGFSSIRDDLENAGGLYQETGVVVDGNLVTAQGPKDLPGFVLAFLELLAKG; encoded by the coding sequence GTGAAGCGAGTGGGGATTCTTCTGGCGGACCTTTTTGACGAGCGGGAGTTCCTGTACCCCTACTACCGGGTGCAGGAAGCCGGGTATACCCCGGTGGTCATCGGTCCTGAGGCCCGGGAGTACAGGGCCAAGTCGGGTTTTTCCTGGAAGGCGGAGGTAAGCACCCGGGAGGCGCCGGAGCTGGCGGGCCTCCTCATCCCCGGAGGCTTCGCCCCCGATTACCTGAGGAGAAGCCCTGAGGTGCTGGCCCTGGTGCGCCGGGTGGCGGAAGAGGGAAGGCCCATCGGGGCCATCTGCCATGCAGGCTGGGTTCTCATCAGCGCCGGGCTGGTGCGGGGCAGGAGGGTCACGGGGTTTTCCTCCATCCGGGACGACCTGGAGAACGCCGGGGGGCTTTACCAGGAAACTGGGGTGGTGGTGGATGGAAACCTGGTCACCGCCCAGGGGCCCAAGGACCTGCCTGGGTTCGTCCTGGCCTTTTTGGAGCTTCTGGCTAAAGGGTGA
- a CDS encoding metal-sensitive transcriptional regulator yields MTKTTELGQEIVENILKRLRRIEGQVRGLQKMVAEGRPCDEVLTQMTATKKAMEAAATLILEEFLNICAAEVSEGKVDPKKPEEIATMLKKFI; encoded by the coding sequence ATGACCAAGACCACCGAGCTGGGGCAAGAGATCGTGGAGAACATCCTCAAGCGGCTGCGGCGTATTGAAGGCCAGGTGAGGGGTTTGCAGAAGATGGTGGCGGAGGGGCGTCCCTGCGACGAGGTGCTCACCCAGATGACCGCCACCAAGAAGGCCATGGAGGCGGCGGCCACCTTGATCCTGGAGGAGTTCCTCAACATCTGCGCTGCCGAGGTTTCCGAGGGCAAGGTGGACCCCAAAAAGCCCGAGGAGATCGCCACCATGCTGAAGAAGTTCATCTAG
- a CDS encoding NosD domain-containing protein, giving the protein MRPVLILGFLALPGLAAPVLRLEGEVRGPLVLSTPNLVVEGQGAVLRGNKGHALSLLAPGIKVRGLRVVGAGPEGDFFGPDAAIYLSGCEGCLLEDVRVEEAPAAVRVEDSPGATIRGLKARGLGGSPGVLVYSSPKARVEGSHLQGFMDGIYVEYSPGMGIRGNLLERNGRYGFHVMFSWQVGIEGNLSRNNGVGNAVMHGAQNLVRENRLYGHKSPVGYGLLVQEERGTEVRENLFVENTLGLVLMDAQGVRVGGNGFRENGTALRITRERGGNSAWVEKNAFQGNLYDLAVDDPEAKARVVGNLYDRASGLPVPHLPTGSFALLLARQPELSLFALSPGIVLWEAVEAQVPGLRLVALADARAASLPKAVAFRGHWIILGLLGGVLWWWRRT; this is encoded by the coding sequence ATGCGGCCCGTTCTTATCCTGGGCTTCCTGGCCCTTCCAGGGCTGGCTGCTCCGGTGCTTCGCCTGGAAGGGGAGGTAAGGGGTCCATTGGTGCTTTCCACCCCAAACCTGGTGGTGGAGGGGCAGGGAGCAGTCCTGCGGGGGAACAAGGGGCATGCCCTGAGCCTCCTCGCCCCCGGGATCAAGGTGCGAGGGCTAAGGGTGGTGGGGGCGGGGCCCGAGGGGGATTTCTTTGGGCCGGACGCCGCCATTTACCTCTCGGGGTGCGAGGGATGCCTGCTGGAGGATGTGAGGGTGGAGGAGGCCCCCGCTGCGGTGCGGGTGGAGGATTCCCCGGGGGCCACCATCCGGGGGCTTAAGGCCCGGGGCCTCGGGGGTTCCCCGGGGGTTTTGGTCTACTCCAGCCCCAAGGCCCGGGTGGAGGGAAGCCATCTCCAGGGCTTCATGGATGGGATCTACGTGGAGTACAGCCCGGGGATGGGGATTAGGGGCAATCTTCTGGAGAGAAACGGCCGCTATGGTTTCCACGTGATGTTCTCCTGGCAGGTGGGCATAGAGGGCAACCTGTCCCGGAATAACGGCGTGGGCAATGCGGTGATGCATGGGGCGCAGAACCTGGTGCGGGAAAACCGGCTTTACGGGCACAAAAGCCCGGTGGGCTACGGGCTTCTGGTCCAGGAGGAGCGGGGAACGGAGGTTCGGGAAAACCTCTTTGTGGAAAACACCCTGGGCCTGGTCCTCATGGACGCCCAGGGGGTGAGGGTGGGGGGCAACGGCTTCCGGGAAAACGGCACTGCCTTGCGCATCACCCGGGAGCGGGGAGGGAACTCGGCTTGGGTAGAGAAAAACGCCTTCCAGGGAAACCTCTACGACCTTGCGGTGGACGATCCCGAGGCCAAGGCCCGGGTGGTGGGGAACCTGTACGACCGGGCTTCTGGCCTTCCTGTTCCCCACCTGCCCACCGGGAGCTTCGCCCTTCTCCTCGCCCGGCAGCCGGAGCTTTCCCTTTTCGCCCTCTCCCCGGGGATTGTCCTTTGGGAGGCAGTGGAGGCCCAGGTGCCGGGCCTGAGGCTCGTGGCCTTGGCCGATGCCCGGGCGGCCTCCTTACCCAAGGCGGTGGCTTTCCGGGGCCACTGGATCATCCTGGGCCTTCTTGGAGGTGTTCTGTGGTGGTGGCGGAGAACCTGA
- the argB gene encoding acetylglutamate kinase: protein MSEPLLVKVGGSLRGAETLLDELASYPGPLVLVHGGGPEIGAWLTRLGLESRFEGGLRVTPPEHMEVVEMSLCLTGKRLAEGLSRRGRRTLSLSGRDALCLRGRALPHLGRVGEVVGVEVGLLLDLLEKGYTPLLAPIALDEEGPLNVNADTAAGAVAGALGWPALFLTDVPGVLRNPKDPTTRFPHLTPKEVEDLKAQGILQGGMIPKVEAALSALRAGAPWAAIAQGERGVVAGVLQGERGTRFTL, encoded by the coding sequence TTGAGTGAACCCTTGCTGGTGAAGGTGGGGGGAAGCCTAAGAGGTGCCGAAACCCTGCTGGACGAGCTCGCCAGCTACCCCGGCCCCCTGGTTCTGGTGCACGGGGGCGGGCCGGAGATCGGGGCCTGGCTTACCCGCCTGGGTCTGGAAAGCCGCTTTGAGGGAGGCTTGCGGGTAACGCCTCCTGAGCACATGGAGGTGGTGGAGATGAGCCTGTGCCTCACGGGGAAACGCCTGGCGGAGGGACTTTCCCGAAGAGGGAGAAGGACCCTTTCCCTTTCCGGGCGGGATGCCCTGTGCCTAAGGGGGAGGGCCCTCCCCCACCTGGGCCGGGTGGGGGAGGTGGTGGGGGTGGAAGTGGGCTTGCTCCTGGACCTCCTGGAAAAGGGCTACACGCCCCTCCTCGCCCCCATCGCCCTGGACGAGGAAGGCCCCTTGAACGTAAACGCCGACACCGCTGCCGGGGCGGTGGCCGGGGCCTTGGGGTGGCCTGCCCTTTTCCTCACGGATGTACCCGGGGTCTTAAGGAACCCCAAGGATCCCACCACCCGCTTCCCCCACCTCACGCCGAAGGAAGTGGAAGACCTGAAGGCCCAAGGGATCCTCCAGGGGGGCATGATCCCCAAGGTGGAAGCTGCCTTAAGCGCCCTTAGGGCAGGCGCTCCCTGGGCCGCCATCGCCCAGGGGGAAAGGGGCGTAGTGGCCGGGGTCTTGCAGGGGGAGAGGGGAACCCGGTTCACCCTTTAG
- the dnaX gene encoding DNA polymerase III subunit gamma/tau: MSALYRRVRPLTFEELVGQEHVKEPLVRAIREGRLAQAYLFSGPRGVGKTTTARLLAMAVGCQGAERPCGVCAHCQAVQKGAHPDVVEIDAASNNSVEDVRELRERILLAPLSAPRKVFILDEAHMLSKSAFNALLKTLEEPPPHVLFIFATTEPERMPPTILSRTQHYRFRRLTEEEIAFKLRRILKEMGREAEEDALLLVARLSDGALRDAESLLDRLLLLEGPLTRKRVEEALGLPPREALSRLARGLARGDLKEVLSEARGLYAKGFAPRSLVGGLMEVLREALYAAHGLPGEGLEAPPEALLGALTALDEAMERLAKRSDLLALEAALLQAARVFPAASLFQPGKGEVQPPASPSSGEAVRAEAALPEEPAHVRRQGASREDLPEFHPTKPLVPPGAREAGLSGEVPRDLAGRWRAFLEALKPTLRAFLREARPDLEEGRLVLRFPESKAFHHKRAEEQRAALLPLVRAHFGVEEVAFLLEKKSLDPRPPSRNLPLSGEKRGRSEEPKASEPASPALPEGSVQEARGFPEGEEEPWDAWPEPAEGSPSAEVPWRGQADPSGQGAPAGEPIRPPEDPNRRLAEITRLLGARLLWVRRPRLPEAEEPLSEDDIGGTGI, from the coding sequence GTGAGCGCCCTTTACCGCCGGGTCCGCCCTCTCACCTTTGAGGAGCTGGTGGGCCAGGAGCACGTGAAGGAGCCCCTGGTGCGGGCCATCCGGGAAGGACGCCTCGCCCAGGCCTACCTCTTTTCCGGTCCGCGGGGGGTGGGGAAGACCACCACCGCCCGGCTTCTGGCCATGGCCGTGGGGTGCCAGGGGGCGGAGCGCCCTTGCGGGGTTTGCGCCCACTGCCAGGCGGTGCAAAAGGGAGCCCACCCCGATGTGGTGGAGATCGATGCCGCCAGCAACAACTCAGTGGAGGACGTGCGGGAGCTTAGGGAGAGGATCCTCCTTGCCCCCCTTTCCGCCCCCAGGAAGGTCTTTATCCTGGACGAGGCCCACATGCTCTCCAAAAGCGCCTTCAACGCCCTCCTCAAGACCCTGGAGGAACCCCCGCCCCACGTGCTCTTCATCTTCGCCACCACCGAGCCCGAAAGGATGCCCCCCACCATCCTTTCCCGCACCCAGCACTACCGTTTCCGCCGCCTTACGGAGGAGGAGATCGCCTTTAAGCTCCGGCGCATCCTCAAGGAGATGGGGAGGGAGGCGGAGGAAGACGCCCTTCTCCTGGTGGCAAGGCTTTCGGACGGGGCGCTTAGGGATGCGGAAAGCCTTTTGGACCGCCTGCTTCTCCTGGAGGGCCCCTTGACCCGAAAGCGGGTGGAGGAGGCCTTGGGCCTTCCGCCAAGAGAGGCTCTTTCCCGCCTGGCCCGGGGCCTGGCCCGGGGGGACCTCAAGGAAGTGCTCTCGGAGGCCAGGGGGCTTTACGCCAAGGGCTTCGCCCCAAGGAGCCTGGTGGGAGGGCTCATGGAGGTGCTCCGGGAGGCCCTCTACGCCGCCCACGGCCTGCCGGGGGAGGGCCTCGAGGCTCCTCCTGAAGCCTTGCTTGGGGCCCTCACCGCCTTGGACGAGGCCATGGAGCGCCTTGCCAAGCGCTCGGATCTCCTGGCCCTGGAGGCAGCCCTGTTGCAGGCAGCCAGGGTTTTCCCGGCGGCCTCCTTGTTCCAGCCGGGCAAGGGGGAGGTTCAGCCCCCGGCCAGCCCTTCCTCCGGGGAAGCGGTGCGGGCCGAGGCGGCTTTGCCTGAAGAGCCAGCCCATGTGCGTAGGCAAGGGGCTTCCCGGGAAGACCTGCCCGAGTTCCATCCCACCAAGCCCCTGGTGCCGCCAGGTGCCAGGGAAGCAGGCCTTTCCGGGGAGGTGCCAAGGGACCTGGCCGGGAGGTGGCGGGCGTTCCTCGAGGCCCTGAAGCCCACCCTGAGGGCCTTCCTCAGGGAGGCCCGGCCGGACCTGGAAGAAGGGCGCTTGGTGCTTCGCTTCCCCGAGAGCAAGGCCTTCCACCACAAGCGGGCTGAGGAGCAAAGAGCCGCCCTTCTCCCCCTGGTGCGGGCCCACTTCGGGGTGGAGGAGGTGGCCTTTCTCCTGGAAAAAAAAAGCCTAGACCCTAGGCCCCCTTCCCGGAACCTTCCTTTGTCCGGGGAAAAACGTGGGCGTTCGGAAGAGCCCAAGGCCTCTGAGCCTGCTTCCCCGGCCCTACCCGAAGGGAGTGTCCAGGAGGCCAGGGGTTTTCCTGAAGGGGAGGAGGAGCCGTGGGATGCCTGGCCCGAGCCAGCCGAAGGGTCACCTTCCGCAGAGGTTCCTTGGCGAGGGCAGGCGGACCCCTCCGGCCAAGGCGCTCCGGCAGGGGAACCCATTAGGCCCCCTGAGGATCCCAACCGGCGCCTGGCGGAGATCACCCGGCTTTTGGGGGCGCGGCTTCTGTGGGTGCGCAGGCCTAGGCTTCCCGAGGCCGAGGAACCGCTGAGTGAAGACGACATAGGGGGTACTGGTATATAA
- a CDS encoding MazG family protein, whose amino-acid sequence MGGMERLLEVMRRLRGPGGCPWDRAQTHESLIPYLLEEASEAADALLKGDSQEMAEELGDVLLQVAFHSVIAEEEGRFSYEDVERSIVEKLIRRHPHVFGEGMAKTPEEVKARWEELKAEEGKREEPCGLPKHLPTLLRAYELQRKGVDPGSEEGLRAALEKGDLEEALWNLVGLFAKRGLDPETALRRRFQRACQED is encoded by the coding sequence ATGGGGGGCATGGAGCGGCTTCTTGAGGTGATGCGCCGCCTCAGGGGCCCTGGGGGCTGCCCCTGGGACCGGGCCCAGACCCATGAAAGCCTCATCCCGTACCTTTTGGAGGAGGCCAGCGAGGCGGCGGATGCCCTTTTGAAGGGGGATTCCCAGGAGATGGCGGAGGAGCTTGGGGATGTGCTTTTGCAGGTGGCCTTTCACAGCGTCATCGCCGAGGAGGAGGGGCGGTTCTCCTACGAGGACGTGGAAAGAAGCATTGTGGAAAAGCTCATCCGCCGCCACCCCCATGTGTTCGGGGAGGGCATGGCCAAAACCCCGGAGGAGGTGAAGGCCCGCTGGGAGGAGCTGAAGGCGGAGGAGGGGAAAAGGGAGGAGCCCTGTGGGCTACCCAAGCACCTTCCCACCCTGCTTCGGGCCTATGAGCTCCAGCGAAAGGGCGTGGATCCGGGAAGCGAGGAGGGCCTGAGGGCGGCCCTGGAGAAAGGGGACCTCGAGGAGGCACTTTGGAACCTGGTGGGGCTTTTCGCCAAGAGGGGCTTGGACCCCGAGACCGCCTTAAGAAGGCGCTTCCAGAGAGCCTGCCAGGAGGACTAG
- a CDS encoding 2-oxoacid:acceptor oxidoreductase subunit alpha: MEEFTWRVGGPQGGGIETAATLFARAVAKGGWWVATKREYHSNIMGRHSYLDVRLSRKPVAAFREKVDMLVALDGETLARHLDEVRSGGVLLYDPRVLELTVHKLPMLDHRVAEALSGRFGKLDPSLKDLLAAYVESGVQPLPYPFEEVADRIGVELGVPSLQARRTLNTIAVAASLRFLGFPLEPLLEALALQFKGKVLELNQKVAEAVYREEVPRLSFQLHLNGYEPGRVYLTGAQAAALGKLAGGLRFQTYYPISPATDESTYLEAHTAFAGADVAVVQTEDEIAAVTMAIGAALAGARAATATSGPGFSLMAEGMGFAGMIEAPLVVTLYQRGGPSTGLPTRTEQGDLMFAIRGGHGEYPRIVLASGDIQDAFLDAQKALAWAWRYQTVVVHLLDKFLASMAQSLPKEALKVLSLDGEKRLAPRKEGFGPYERYAPSEDGISPFIPLGTPGGFYWMTSDEHDLEGHITEDVALREYQMEKRMRKLEAARKEIPPEDQYTLYRDGEVLVLGWGTVKGTLLEALDRLPGVGYLHLRLLWPFPEIGALLEGKKLVTVEHNYSGQLADLVQQETLRRVDHRIVKYNGRPITLDEAVQALEQVLAGRAPERLVLRKGV; this comes from the coding sequence ATGGAAGAGTTCACCTGGCGCGTGGGCGGCCCCCAAGGGGGCGGGATAGAGACGGCGGCCACCTTGTTCGCCCGGGCGGTGGCCAAGGGAGGTTGGTGGGTGGCCACCAAGCGGGAGTACCACTCCAACATCATGGGGCGGCACTCCTACTTGGATGTGCGCCTCTCGCGAAAACCCGTGGCGGCCTTCCGAGAGAAGGTGGACATGCTGGTGGCCCTGGATGGGGAGACCCTGGCCCGCCACCTGGACGAGGTCCGGTCTGGAGGGGTGCTCCTTTACGATCCCCGGGTTCTGGAGCTTACAGTGCACAAGCTTCCCATGTTGGACCACCGGGTGGCGGAGGCCCTTTCGGGGCGCTTTGGCAAGCTGGACCCCAGCTTGAAGGATCTCCTTGCCGCCTACGTGGAGTCGGGGGTCCAGCCCCTGCCCTACCCCTTTGAGGAGGTGGCGGACCGGATCGGGGTGGAGCTGGGTGTCCCTTCCCTTCAAGCCCGGCGCACCCTGAACACCATCGCTGTGGCTGCAAGCCTCCGCTTCCTGGGCTTCCCCCTGGAGCCCTTGCTGGAAGCCCTGGCCCTGCAGTTTAAGGGCAAGGTATTGGAGCTGAACCAGAAGGTGGCCGAGGCGGTGTACCGGGAGGAGGTGCCCAGGCTTTCCTTCCAGCTTCACCTAAACGGGTACGAGCCGGGCCGGGTCTACCTCACCGGGGCCCAGGCGGCCGCTTTGGGCAAGCTGGCTGGCGGGCTGCGCTTCCAGACCTACTACCCCATAAGCCCGGCCACGGACGAGTCCACCTACCTCGAGGCCCATACCGCCTTTGCCGGGGCGGACGTGGCCGTGGTCCAGACGGAAGATGAGATCGCCGCGGTGACCATGGCCATTGGAGCGGCCCTCGCCGGGGCCAGGGCGGCCACCGCCACCAGCGGCCCAGGCTTCAGCCTCATGGCCGAGGGCATGGGCTTTGCCGGCATGATCGAGGCACCCTTGGTGGTGACCCTCTACCAGCGGGGTGGCCCGAGCACCGGCCTTCCCACCCGCACCGAGCAGGGCGACTTGATGTTCGCCATCCGGGGCGGTCACGGGGAGTACCCCAGGATCGTCCTGGCTTCTGGGGACATTCAGGATGCCTTCCTGGATGCCCAGAAGGCCCTAGCCTGGGCCTGGCGCTACCAGACGGTGGTGGTGCATCTTTTGGACAAGTTCCTGGCTTCCATGGCGCAAAGCCTTCCCAAGGAAGCCTTGAAGGTGCTTTCCCTGGATGGGGAAAAGCGCCTTGCCCCCAGAAAAGAGGGGTTTGGCCCCTATGAGCGCTACGCTCCCTCGGAGGACGGCATCTCCCCCTTTATCCCCCTTGGCACCCCGGGGGGCTTTTACTGGATGACCTCGGACGAGCACGACCTCGAGGGCCACATCACCGAGGACGTCGCCTTAAGGGAATACCAGATGGAAAAGCGCATGCGCAAGCTGGAAGCCGCCCGCAAGGAGATTCCCCCCGAGGACCAGTACACCCTCTACAGGGATGGCGAAGTCCTGGTCCTGGGTTGGGGCACGGTGAAGGGTACCCTCTTGGAAGCCCTAGACCGCTTGCCTGGGGTGGGCTACCTGCACCTCAGGCTCCTTTGGCCCTTCCCCGAGATCGGCGCGCTCCTGGAGGGGAAAAAGCTGGTCACGGTGGAACACAACTACTCGGGGCAGCTTGCGGACCTGGTGCAGCAGGAAACCTTAAGGCGGGTGGATCACCGCATTGTGAAATACAACGGCCGTCCCATCACCCTGGATGAGGCGGTGCAGGCCTTGGAACAGGTGCTTGCGGGCAGGGCCCCGGAGCGCCTGGTGCTCAGGAAAGGAGTCTAA
- a CDS encoding nitrous oxide reductase accessory protein NosL, protein MRNRREVLKALGGLVVAGPALAQPMGHGMEAPARALGIRVSPKPIPWDEGACAFCGMPIKTPEGQWRGRTFSKGFFEQTYSQIAFGRPTPAPHNPKQAVEALHFESIACMVNYAWVHGLKDGEGATFYVTDRGAYDPGRPQESVRLIPARQATYYWGERMMVVMNARLLAFASARAAQEFAERNRAQHGRQRFYSFQTLWDLAPLPEMNLVALLAQHAGLLGGEGEGSHGH, encoded by the coding sequence ATGAGGAACCGGCGTGAGGTGCTGAAGGCTTTGGGTGGACTGGTGGTGGCGGGGCCGGCCCTTGCCCAGCCCATGGGGCACGGCATGGAGGCCCCGGCTCGTGCTTTGGGGATACGGGTTTCCCCTAAGCCCATTCCCTGGGACGAGGGGGCCTGTGCCTTCTGCGGCATGCCCATCAAGACCCCGGAAGGGCAGTGGCGGGGCCGCACCTTCTCCAAGGGCTTCTTTGAGCAGACCTATAGCCAGATCGCCTTTGGCAGGCCTACGCCTGCCCCCCATAATCCCAAGCAAGCGGTGGAGGCCCTGCACTTTGAAAGTATCGCCTGCATGGTGAACTACGCCTGGGTGCACGGGCTTAAGGATGGGGAGGGGGCTACTTTCTACGTCACCGACCGGGGGGCCTACGACCCGGGGAGGCCCCAGGAGTCGGTGCGCCTCATCCCCGCCCGCCAGGCCACCTACTACTGGGGGGAGAGGATGATGGTGGTCATGAACGCCAGGCTCCTGGCCTTCGCCAGCGCCAGGGCAGCCCAGGAGTTCGCCGAGAGGAACCGGGCCCAGCACGGTCGCCAGCGCTTCTACAGCTTCCAGACCCTTTGGGACCTGGCTCCCTTGCCGGAGATGAACCTGGTGGCCCTTCTGGCCCAGCATGCAGGGCTTTTGGGTGGAGAGGGCGAGGGGAGCCATGGCCATTAG
- a CDS encoding copper chaperone PCu(A)C — MRWLFLLLGSVALAQAVATPGWVRLVPPVVKDTAAYLTLENRGKLPLRLVGAETDVAERVSFHQDHREHRGGQVVLGMRPLPYLDIPPGGRVEFRPGKYHLMLEGLKRPLKAGEKVALVLRFQDGSRLKVILPVEMR, encoded by the coding sequence GTGAGGTGGCTTTTCCTGTTGCTGGGAAGCGTGGCCTTGGCCCAGGCTGTGGCCACCCCGGGCTGGGTCCGCCTGGTGCCCCCGGTGGTGAAGGACACCGCCGCCTACCTGACCCTGGAAAACCGGGGCAAGCTTCCCTTGCGCCTGGTGGGAGCTGAAACGGACGTGGCCGAGCGGGTTTCCTTCCACCAGGACCACCGGGAACACCGAGGAGGCCAGGTGGTCCTGGGCATGCGTCCCCTTCCCTACCTGGATATTCCCCCGGGAGGCCGGGTGGAGTTCCGCCCCGGTAAGTACCACCTCATGCTGGAAGGGCTTAAGCGCCCCCTGAAAGCAGGGGAGAAGGTGGCTTTGGTCCTGAGGTTCCAAGACGGCAGCAGGCTCAAGGTGATCCTGCCGGTGGAGATGCGATGA
- a CDS encoding NUDIX hydrolase: protein MAVPLLGESLLFTLRSPHLPTHAGQISFPGGAVEPGETPLEAALREAAEEVGLLGVEPLGYLAPVLSPQGFLVQPVVVFREDLPPLRPNPLEVAEVFLAPLKELLQVNPWSEVRHGRTVWHFPWRGVDIWGVTGNILKEFLEVWREASGDSSGGPF from the coding sequence GTGGCCGTGCCCCTTCTTGGGGAAAGCCTCCTTTTCACCCTAAGGAGCCCCCACCTCCCCACCCACGCCGGCCAGATCAGCTTCCCTGGAGGAGCGGTGGAACCGGGGGAAACCCCCTTGGAGGCAGCCCTGCGGGAGGCCGCGGAGGAGGTGGGCCTTTTGGGGGTGGAGCCCCTGGGGTACCTTGCCCCGGTGCTTTCCCCCCAGGGTTTCCTGGTCCAGCCGGTGGTGGTCTTCCGGGAGGACCTTCCTCCCCTAAGGCCCAATCCCCTCGAGGTGGCCGAGGTCTTCCTGGCCCCTTTGAAGGAGCTTCTCCAGGTAAACCCCTGGAGTGAGGTGCGCCATGGCCGCACCGTCTGGCATTTTCCCTGGCGGGGGGTGGACATCTGGGGGGTGACGGGGAATATCCTTAAGGAGTTCCTGGAGGTGTGGCGTGAAGCGAGTGGGGATTCTTCTGGCGGACCTTTTTGA
- a CDS encoding SCO family protein has product MKGKLLLPVLLVLALVGVAYLLLPKGPHAFYGTRLLNPKPVDFTLEGPQGPVQLSQLKDKLVLIFFGFVHCPDVCPTTMLALKRAYEKLSPKEQERVQVIFISVDPERDTPQISDQYAKGFHPSFLGLTGSPETIQEVARTFGVYYQKTQYRGPGEYLVDHTATTFVVKEGNLVLLFSPDKVEETEKVVGDLRALL; this is encoded by the coding sequence ATGAAAGGGAAACTCCTCTTGCCCGTACTCCTGGTCCTCGCCCTGGTGGGGGTGGCCTACCTCCTCCTGCCCAAGGGCCCCCATGCCTTCTACGGCACCCGGCTTCTGAATCCCAAGCCCGTGGACTTCACCCTCGAGGGGCCCCAGGGCCCGGTACAGCTTTCCCAGCTTAAGGACAAGCTGGTCCTCATCTTCTTCGGCTTCGTCCACTGCCCCGACGTATGCCCCACCACCATGCTGGCCCTGAAGCGGGCCTACGAGAAGCTCTCCCCCAAGGAGCAGGAAAGGGTGCAGGTAATCTTCATCAGCGTGGACCCCGAGCGGGATACCCCACAGATCTCTGACCAGTACGCCAAGGGCTTCCACCCCAGCTTCCTGGGCCTCACGGGAAGCCCGGAAACCATCCAGGAGGTGGCCCGGACCTTCGGGGTTTACTACCAGAAGACCCAGTACCGGGGCCCTGGGGAGTACCTGGTGGACCACACCGCCACCACCTTCGTGGTGAAGGAGGGCAACCTGGTCCTCCTCTTCAGCCCGGACAAGGTGGAGGAAACGGAGAAAGTGGTAGGAGACCTCAGGGCCTTGCTGTAA
- a CDS encoding nitrous oxide reductase accessory protein NosL has protein sequence MHRRTFILSLPFLLQALAAPRALRVGVEACSYCFMTILDARHAAQAVNPQGKAFFYDDPACLLDQLNGWGGPGLTPKEVYLADFAASTRTAPRWIPAEGVVLYHHPRIRTPMGSGLLAFASREALEGHLKERPGRGGGRILTWAQALKEGEKRPWVPADIFSPSKAP, from the coding sequence ATGCACCGGCGGACCTTTATCCTTTCCCTGCCCTTCCTTCTCCAGGCCCTGGCGGCTCCCCGGGCCCTGAGGGTAGGGGTGGAGGCCTGTTCCTACTGCTTCATGACCATCCTGGATGCCCGGCATGCGGCCCAGGCGGTGAACCCCCAGGGGAAGGCCTTCTTCTACGATGACCCGGCCTGCCTTCTGGATCAGCTTAACGGCTGGGGCGGGCCTGGCCTTACCCCTAAGGAGGTGTACCTGGCGGATTTTGCGGCCAGCACCCGCACGGCCCCCAGGTGGATCCCAGCGGAAGGGGTGGTGCTCTACCACCATCCCAGGATCCGCACCCCCATGGGCTCGGGGCTTCTGGCCTTCGCCAGCCGGGAGGCTTTGGAGGGGCACCTTAAGGAGCGGCCCGGGCGGGGAGGTGGACGGATCCTCACCTGGGCCCAGGCGCTTAAGGAGGGGGAGAAGCGCCCCTGGGTGCCCGCCGACATCTTTTCCCCTTCCAAGGCCCCATGA
- a CDS encoding ATP-binding cassette domain-containing protein: MVVAENLSKKGRLKEVTLQVAGGVVGLLGPNGAGKSTLLALLAGRLKPDGGKAALFSHAPRDPRVLPLRAYLPQTPRLFPHLRALEVLEGARRVKGLGQEALEEALERMGLEGLLGKRVGELSGGQRQRLALAASLMGDPPVWLLDEPTAALDPRGRERFWAWVEGKKEGVVLVALHHVEEAQRADRLLLLKGGSILEDGSPRGILGSMGERLSWLMEVLYEEPA; this comes from the coding sequence GTGGTGGTGGCGGAGAACCTGAGCAAGAAGGGAAGGCTTAAGGAAGTCACCCTGCAGGTGGCCGGGGGTGTGGTGGGGCTTTTGGGCCCCAACGGGGCGGGGAAGAGCACCCTTTTGGCCCTTTTGGCGGGGCGGCTCAAGCCGGATGGAGGCAAGGCGGCGCTTTTCTCCCATGCCCCCCGGGATCCCAGGGTCCTTCCCCTAAGGGCCTACCTGCCCCAGACCCCCAGGCTATTCCCCCATCTCAGGGCCCTCGAGGTCCTGGAGGGAGCGAGGCGGGTGAAGGGGCTGGGCCAGGAGGCCCTCGAGGAAGCCCTGGAGCGTATGGGGCTGGAGGGGCTCCTGGGAAAACGGGTGGGAGAGCTTTCCGGGGGGCAGCGCCAGCGCCTGGCCCTGGCGGCAAGCCTCATGGGCGACCCTCCCGTCTGGCTTCTGGATGAGCCCACCGCCGCCTTGGACCCCAGGGGGCGGGAGCGGTTTTGGGCCTGGGTGGAGGGGAAGAAGGAGGGCGTGGTCCTGGTGGCCCTCCACCACGTGGAGGAAGCCCAGCGGGCAGACCGGCTTCTGCTCTTGAAGGGGGGAAGCATCCTGGAGGATGGCTCCCCAAGAGGGATTCTCGGCTCAATGGGGGAGCGTCTTTCCTGGCTGATGGAGGTGCTCTATGAGGAACCGGCGTGA